Genomic DNA from Clavibacter michiganensis:
CCGACCCCGCCGGCTTCAAGTACCTCGCGCCCTACACCGGCTCGGCCATCGGCCAGCACTGGATGTACGGCGGCAAGCACGTCCTCATCATCTTCGACGACCTGTCCAAGCAGGCCGAGGCCTACCGCGCCGTCTCGCTCCTCCTGCGTCGTCCGCCGGGACGCGAGGCATACCCCGGCGACGTGTTCTACCTGCACTCCCGCCTGCTCGAGCGCTGCGCCAAGCTCTCGGACGAGCTGGGCGCCGGATCGATGACGGGCCTGCCCATCATCGAGACGAAGGCGAACGACGTCTCGGCGTACATCCCGACCAACGTGATCTCGATCACCGACGGGCAGATCTTCCTGCAGTCGGACCTCTTCAACGCGAACCAGCGTCCCGCGGTCGACGTCGGCATCTCGGTGTCCCGCGTCGGCGGCGACGCCCAGGTGAAGAGCATCAAGAAGGTCTCCGGCACGCTCAAGCTCGAGCTCGCGCAGTACCGCTCGCTCGAGGCGTTCGCGATCTTCGCGTCCGACCTCGACGCGGCCAGCCGTCGCCAGCTCGCCCGCGGCGCGCGCCTCACCGAGCTGCTCAAGCAGCCCCAGTACTCGCCGTTCCCCATCGAGGAGCAGGTCGTCTCGATCTGGGCGGGCACGAAGGGCAAGCTCGACGAGGTGCCGGTCGAGGACATCCTCCGCTTCGAGCGGGAGCTGCTCGACCACCTCCACCGCAACACGGAGGTGCTGTCGCAGCTGAAGGAGAAGAACGTCCTCACCGACGACATCGTCGACGCGATGGACAAGGCCGTGGACCAGTTCAAGCTCGAGTTCCAGACGGGCGAGGGCAAGCCGCTCGCATCCGTCGGCTCGGAGAAGTTCGAGGCGACCAAGGCCGAGGACGTCAACCAGGAGCAGATCGTGAAGGCCAAGCGCTGACGCGCTGACGCCACACGATCCGCCACCGACCGAGACCGTTAGGGAGACTCATGGGAGCACAACTCCGGGTCTACACGCAGAAGATCAAATCCGCGCAGACGACGAAGAAGATCACCCGCGCCATGGAGCTGATCTCCGCGTCGCGCATCCAGAAGGCGCAGCAGCGGATGGCGGCGTCCGCGCCGTACTCCCGTGCCGTCACGCGCGCGGTCTCGGCGGTGGCGACGTTCTCCAACGTCGACCACATCCTCACGACCGAGCCCGAGAAGGTGGAGCGGGCGGCGATCGTCATCTTCGCCTCCGACCGCGGCCTCGCCGGCGCCTTCAGCTCCAGCGTCCTGAAGGAGTCGGAGCAGCTCGCCGAGCTCCTCCGCTCGCAGGGCAAGGAGATCGTGTACTACCTCGTGGGCCGCAAGGCCGTGGGGTACTTCAAGTTCCGCAAGCGGGACTCGGAGCGCATCTGGACGGGCAGCACCGAGAAGCCCGAGTTCGAGACCGCGAAGTCGATCGGCGACGCGCTCGTGGAGAAGTTCGTGACGCCGGCGTCCGAGGGCGGGGTGGACGAGATCCACATCGTCTTCAACCGCTTCGTGTCGATCGCGACGCAGAAGCCCGAGGTCGTCCGGCTGCTGCCGCTCGAGGTCGTCGAGGGGGTGGAGGCGCCCGGCGAGGGTGCCGTCCTGCCGCTCTACGAGTTCGAGCCCGAGGTGGGCGACGTGCTCGACGCGCTGCTGCCCGTCTACATCGAGAGCCGCATCTTCAACGCGATGCTCCAGTCGGCCGCCTCCGAGCACGCCGCGCGCCAGAAGGCCATGAAGTCGGCGAGCGACAACGCCGACAAGCTCGTGACCACCTACACGCGGCTGCGGAACAACGCGCGCCAGACCGAGATCACGCAGCAGATCTCCGAGATCGTCGGCGGCGCGGACGCGCTCGCCTCCAGCAAGTAACTCCCACGCTCCACGAATGAAGAAGAGAGACATCAATGACTGACACCGCCACTGCGCCGGTCGCCAGCGACAGCGTGGCCGGCGTCGGACGCATCGTCCGCGTCACCGGCCCGGTCGTGGACATCGAGTTCCCGCACGACTCGATCCCCCCGGTCTACAACGCCCTCAAGACCACGATCACCATCGGCGAGGAGTCGACGGAGATCACGCTCGAGATCGCGCTGCACCTCGGCGACGACGTCGTCCGCGCCATCGCCCTCAAGCCCACGGACGGCCTCGTCCGCGGCCAGGAGGTGCGCGACACGGGCGCCGCCATCTCGGTGCCCGTCGGCGACATCACCAAGGGCAAGGTCTTCAACGTCACCGGCGACATCCTCAACAACGAGGGTGGCGAGCAGATCGAGATCACCGAGCGCTGGCCCATCCACCGCAAGCCCCCGATGTTCGACCAGCTCGAGTCCAAGACGCAGCTGTTCGAGACCGGCATCAAGGTCATCGACCTCCTCACCCCCTACGTGCAGGGCGGCAAGATCGGCCTGTTCGGCGGCGCGGGCGTCGGCAAGACCGTCCTCATCCAGGAGATGATCCAGCGCGTCGCGCAGGACCACGGCGGCGTGTCCGTCTTCGCCGGCGTCGGCGAGCGCACCCGCGAGGGCAACGACCTCATCATGGAGATGGAGGAGGCCGGCGTCTTCGACAAGACCGCGTTGGTCTTCGGCCAGATGGACGAGCCGCCGGGAACGCGCCTGCGCGTGGCCCTGTCCGCGCTCACGATGGCGGAGTACTTCCGCGACGTGAAGAACCAGGACGTGCTGCTCTTCATCGACAACATCTTCCGCTTCACGCAGGCCGGCTCCGAGGTCTCCACGCTGCTCGGCCGCATGCCGTCCGCGGTGGGCTACCAGCCGAACCTCGCGGACGAGATGGGCGTGCTCCAGGAGCGCATCACGTCGACCCGCGGCCACAGCATCACGTCGCTGCAGGCCATCTACGTCCCCGCGGACGACTACACCGACCCGGCACCGGCCACCACGTTCGCGCACCTCGACGCGACCACGGAGCTCAGCCGCGAGATCGCGTCGCGCGGTCTCTACCCGGCCGTCGACCCGCTGACGTCCACCAGCCGCATCCTCGACCCGCGGTACCTGGGCCAGGCGCACTACGACACGGCCACCCGCGTCAAGGCGATCCTGCAGAAGAACAAGGAGCTGCAGGAGATCATCGCGATCCTCGGCGTCGACGAGCTCTCCGAGGAGGACAAGGTCACGGTGTCGCGTGCGCGCCGCATCCAGCAGTTCCTCTCGCAGAACACGTACATGGCGAAGAAGTTCACGGGCGTCGAGGGCTCGACCGTGCCGCTGAAGAACACCATCGAGTCGTTCTCGAAGATCGCCGACGGCGACTACGACCACGTCGCCGAGCAGGCGTTCTTCAACGTCGGCGACCTCGACGACGTCGAGCGCCGCTGGTCCGAGATCCAGAAGGAGAACGGCTGACATGGCCCGCGCTGATCTCACGGTGACCGTGGTCTCGGCCGACCAGCAGGTCTGGTCGGGCCAGGCGTCCATGGTCGTCGCGCGCACCAGCGAGGGCGAGATCGGCATCCTGGCCGGTCACGAGCCCCTGCTGGCGATCCTCGCGACCGGCAACGTCCGCATCACGCAGGACGGCGGCGCCGTGATCACGGCCGACGCCGACGAGGGCTTCCTCTCGGTGGAGAACGACAACGTGACCGTGGTCGCGCGCAAGGCCGCACTGGTCGCGTAGCGTCACCTCGTCCGACGGCGGGCGGTCCCCTCGGGGGCCGTCCGCCGTCGTGCGTGCTGCGGGCGGAAGCCGCCCGCGCATCCCGTCCTGTCCTGTCCCGTCCCGTCATCCGACCCCGGAGATCCCGTGCTCGTCCTGCTGCCCCCGTCCGAGACGAAGCGCGGCGGAGGGACGGAGGGATCGCGGCTGGATCTCGACCTCCTCGGCTTCCCGGAGCTGACGGAGGAGCGGCGCACGGTCGTGCGCGCCGTCGCCGACCTCGCCCGGGATCCCGAGGCCGCGGTGCGCGCCCTCAAGCTCGGCCCGCGCCAGGCGGCCGAGGTGGAGCGGAACCTGCTGCTCGAGTCGTCGCCGACCATGCCGGCGCTGCGCCGCTACACGGGCGTGCTCTACGACCCCATCGGCGCCGATGCCCTGGATGCCGCGCAGCTCGCCTTCGCCGGGCGCCACGTGGCCGTGCACTCCGCGCTCCTCGGTCCCGTGCGGGCGACCGACCCGATCCCCGCCTACCGGCTCTCGCACGACAGCCGCGTGCCGGGCCTGAGGATGAAGGCGCATTGGGTCGCCTCGGTCCGTCGGGTGCTCGAGGGCATCCCGGGCCTCGTGCTCGACCTGCGATCCGAGGGGTACGCGGCCCTCGGTCCGCGTCCGGGCCACGAGGACTCCGTCGTGGTGCGCGTGGTCGCCCGCGGCGCGGACGGCACCGTGCGCGCGCTCAACCACTTCAACAAGAAGGCGAAGGGCGAGCTCGTGCGGGCGCTGATCCTCGCCGGCCGCGATCTCGGAT
This window encodes:
- the atpD gene encoding F0F1 ATP synthase subunit beta, producing the protein MTDTATAPVASDSVAGVGRIVRVTGPVVDIEFPHDSIPPVYNALKTTITIGEESTEITLEIALHLGDDVVRAIALKPTDGLVRGQEVRDTGAAISVPVGDITKGKVFNVTGDILNNEGGEQIEITERWPIHRKPPMFDQLESKTQLFETGIKVIDLLTPYVQGGKIGLFGGAGVGKTVLIQEMIQRVAQDHGGVSVFAGVGERTREGNDLIMEMEEAGVFDKTALVFGQMDEPPGTRLRVALSALTMAEYFRDVKNQDVLLFIDNIFRFTQAGSEVSTLLGRMPSAVGYQPNLADEMGVLQERITSTRGHSITSLQAIYVPADDYTDPAPATTFAHLDATTELSREIASRGLYPAVDPLTSTSRILDPRYLGQAHYDTATRVKAILQKNKELQEIIAILGVDELSEEDKVTVSRARRIQQFLSQNTYMAKKFTGVEGSTVPLKNTIESFSKIADGDYDHVAEQAFFNVGDLDDVERRWSEIQKENG
- a CDS encoding F0F1 ATP synthase subunit epsilon, whose product is MARADLTVTVVSADQQVWSGQASMVVARTSEGEIGILAGHEPLLAILATGNVRITQDGGAVITADADEGFLSVENDNVTVVARKAALVA
- a CDS encoding F0F1 ATP synthase subunit gamma, translated to MGAQLRVYTQKIKSAQTTKKITRAMELISASRIQKAQQRMAASAPYSRAVTRAVSAVATFSNVDHILTTEPEKVERAAIVIFASDRGLAGAFSSSVLKESEQLAELLRSQGKEIVYYLVGRKAVGYFKFRKRDSERIWTGSTEKPEFETAKSIGDALVEKFVTPASEGGVDEIHIVFNRFVSIATQKPEVVRLLPLEVVEGVEAPGEGAVLPLYEFEPEVGDVLDALLPVYIESRIFNAMLQSAASEHAARQKAMKSASDNADKLVTTYTRLRNNARQTEITQQISEIVGGADALASSK
- the yaaA gene encoding peroxide stress protein YaaA — its product is MLVLLPPSETKRGGGTEGSRLDLDLLGFPELTEERRTVVRAVADLARDPEAAVRALKLGPRQAAEVERNLLLESSPTMPALRRYTGVLYDPIGADALDAAQLAFAGRHVAVHSALLGPVRATDPIPAYRLSHDSRVPGLRMKAHWVASVRRVLEGIPGLVLDLRSEGYAALGPRPGHEDSVVVRVVARGADGTVRALNHFNKKAKGELVRALILAGRDLGSVAELLDWADGAGIELSRGDSGELVLVAAPH
- the atpA gene encoding F0F1 ATP synthase subunit alpha; translated protein: MAELSISPDEIRDALKDFVQSYEPGKASTTEVGYVLDAGDGIAHVQGLPGVMANELITFADGTLGLAQNLEESEIGVIVLGEFAGIEEGMEVRRTGEVLSVPVGDGYLGRVVDPLGNPIDGQGEIATEGRRALELQAPGVMQRKSVHEPMQTGIKAIDAMIPIGRGQRQLIIGDRQTGKTAIAIDTIINQKANWESGDTNKQVRCIYVAIGQKGSTIASVKGALEEAGAMEYTTIVASPASDPAGFKYLAPYTGSAIGQHWMYGGKHVLIIFDDLSKQAEAYRAVSLLLRRPPGREAYPGDVFYLHSRLLERCAKLSDELGAGSMTGLPIIETKANDVSAYIPTNVISITDGQIFLQSDLFNANQRPAVDVGISVSRVGGDAQVKSIKKVSGTLKLELAQYRSLEAFAIFASDLDAASRRQLARGARLTELLKQPQYSPFPIEEQVVSIWAGTKGKLDEVPVEDILRFERELLDHLHRNTEVLSQLKEKNVLTDDIVDAMDKAVDQFKLEFQTGEGKPLASVGSEKFEATKAEDVNQEQIVKAKR